Proteins encoded by one window of Candidatus Nitrosocosmicus hydrocola:
- a CDS encoding Rieske (2Fe-2S) protein: MLKMICNNQDLVNDTMKPFKIDTQKEVLVGKINGRLFACANYCPHQGAILSKGKLKPNENKIVCHMHFFEYDLCTGKLDKIPERLKKQSSGWKKSGDLKNYKTFEDDHKNIFVEIPE, translated from the coding sequence ATGTTAAAAATGATTTGTAATAATCAGGATTTAGTAAATGATACTATGAAGCCTTTTAAAATTGATACCCAAAAGGAAGTGCTTGTTGGAAAAATAAATGGAAGACTTTTTGCATGTGCTAATTACTGCCCGCATCAGGGTGCCATCTTATCTAAAGGTAAACTAAAACCAAATGAGAATAAAATAGTATGCCATATGCATTTTTTTGAATACGATCTTTGTACAGGTAAACTGGATAAAATTCCAGAGAGGTTGAAAAAACAAAGCTCTGGATGGAAAAAATCAGGAGATCTTAAGAATTATAAAACCTTTGAAGATGATCATAAAAATATTTTTGTGGAAATACCTGAATGA
- a CDS encoding serine hydrolase domain-containing protein — translation MKTSNLAPIMLILMILSSFSSSFLLFDDNPYVALAQISSSHSENQLLPSSILLKQVEKYIPEVSIVIGVVSPNGTEIYSYGNISKANSTNVNGESIFDIGSITKTFTTTLLMDMVNRGLINLNDPVESYLPGNVNVPSYNGHLITIENLATHSSGLPDFPTGWNRDQIYTNEQVYSFLSNTTLQSEPGVFANYSDFGMGLLGHVLAIKSDTTYENLVRDRILNVLGMDSTGIAMNSTSVTYPDIIASRLAIGHSGGQEIGLEFIPEALQPAGALYSTANDLLKYLSANLDLIDTKINDVIQETHLIRSEYQQPPAIRATAELFASNKSLSASYVGLGWFIDTNLGEEIIQHSGSIDGYSSFIGFNPDKQVGLIELCSCEGVDMPIEVRESLADFIIATLA, via the coding sequence TTGAAAACTTCCAATCTAGCACCGATAATGCTAATTCTAATGATATTGTCTAGTTTTTCTTCTAGTTTCCTCTTATTTGATGATAACCCGTATGTGGCTTTGGCTCAAATCTCTTCCTCTCATTCTGAAAACCAATTGTTACCATCTAGCATATTATTAAAACAAGTTGAGAAGTATATACCTGAAGTATCAATTGTAATAGGGGTTGTTAGTCCAAATGGAACAGAGATATACAGTTATGGAAATATTTCTAAGGCCAATAGCACAAATGTAAACGGAGAATCTATTTTTGATATCGGGTCAATCACAAAAACATTTACAACCACGTTATTGATGGATATGGTAAATCGTGGTTTGATTAATCTCAATGATCCAGTTGAATCGTATCTTCCTGGTAATGTGAATGTACCATCATACAATGGACACTTAATTACAATTGAAAATTTAGCTACGCATTCATCAGGCTTGCCTGATTTTCCTACAGGTTGGAACAGAGACCAGATTTACACCAATGAACAAGTATACAGTTTTCTTTCAAATACAACACTTCAAAGTGAACCAGGTGTGTTTGCCAATTATTCCGATTTTGGTATGGGTCTTTTGGGTCATGTTTTAGCTATAAAGTCAGATACTACTTATGAAAATCTAGTTAGGGATAGGATTCTAAACGTCCTTGGCATGGATAGTACGGGTATTGCAATGAATAGCACTTCAGTGACGTATCCTGACATAATTGCATCTAGATTAGCTATTGGACATAGCGGTGGACAGGAGATTGGACTTGAATTTATTCCTGAAGCCCTCCAACCAGCAGGAGCATTGTATTCGACCGCTAATGACTTGTTGAAATATTTATCTGCCAACTTGGACTTGATAGATACCAAAATAAATGATGTAATACAAGAAACCCATTTAATAAGATCTGAATATCAGCAACCACCTGCAATAAGAGCTACTGCTGAATTATTTGCCTCTAACAAAAGCCTGAGTGCCAGTTATGTTGGATTAGGATGGTTTATAGATACTAATCTTGGAGAGGAAATCATACAACATAGCGGTTCAATTGATGGTTATAGTAGTTTTATAGGATTTAACCCAGACAAGCAAGTTGGATTGATAGAATTATGTAGCTGTGAGGGTGTTGATATGCCTATCGAGGTAAGAGAATCTTTAGCGGATTTCATCATAGCTACGTTAGCATAA
- a CDS encoding DMT family transporter — protein sequence MKLAFIYLVIAAALYGSISTVAKPTLDSIHPILLSSLTYLIIGIVVTCIIKITGHYYNPTKNDLKLIVLISISGAVFGPILYFYGLTFTNASLASILINAEFIFSIILAVSILKERPTRIGYAGIILIFVGLLITNVDFENQSLIGGNTFIGNILIIAASFFWAVDNNVSNIAMKKGVSVTRLIQLKSLIGGLISLAIWLGLSFSLSFNMLRLEQIPNLLLLSLGGFAGSLFLFLTGMKQVGTIISVMIFSTSSIFGVIFALLLLDELHTEIWKLFLSSITIVCGIFLITRQNR from the coding sequence ATGAAGTTAGCTTTCATTTATCTTGTTATAGCGGCAGCTCTTTATGGATCAATATCAACAGTTGCAAAACCTACATTAGATAGTATTCATCCCATCCTCCTGTCATCACTGACTTATTTAATAATTGGAATTGTGGTGACCTGTATTATCAAAATAACAGGGCATTATTACAATCCAACTAAAAATGATCTCAAATTAATAGTCCTGATATCTATTTCTGGTGCCGTTTTTGGTCCAATTTTATACTTCTATGGATTGACCTTTACAAATGCTTCTCTCGCCTCAATACTTATCAATGCTGAATTTATTTTCTCAATTATATTAGCAGTGTCTATACTGAAAGAGAGACCAACTAGAATTGGATATGCAGGAATCATTTTGATATTTGTTGGCTTACTAATAACTAATGTAGATTTTGAGAATCAAAGTCTAATTGGTGGTAATACCTTTATTGGCAATATCTTGATTATAGCTGCATCTTTCTTTTGGGCAGTGGATAATAATGTTAGCAATATTGCTATGAAAAAAGGAGTATCCGTAACAAGATTAATTCAACTAAAATCATTGATAGGAGGTTTAATTTCACTAGCTATTTGGTTGGGCTTATCTTTTTCTCTTTCTTTTAATATGCTAAGGCTAGAACAGATTCCAAATCTTCTTCTTTTAAGTTTGGGTGGTTTTGCTGGCTCATTATTTCTTTTTTTAACTGGAATGAAACAAGTGGGAACAATAATATCTGTTATGATATTTTCTACATCTTCAATCTTTGGAGTTATATTTGCATTGCTTTTGTTAGATGAATTGCATACAGAAATCTGGAAGCTATTTCTTTCTTCAATTACAATTGTATGTGGAATCTTTCTAATTACTAGACAAAATAGATAA
- a CDS encoding phosphoribosyltransferase family protein, with protein MFSKITGFVSSLTDGTFVRFKNREKAAVTLYSIIKEHLKNTNKKKVLVLGIPRGGIIMAHTIAHRVGCKFDFIIPSRLVAPHNQELTIGAIMNDHKTAHLNSILIETLKIEKDYLNQERENKIVEINERIKKYLELEDQEIAINDTANDTANGVSDLIINNQYLFKYKDNCQMIILVDEGIYSGASMIVAVRWIIENLRPSKIIVGATVTPKEIISLIKNETNKDVVIVEAIMTPPISKFKTVGRSYQDFMPVDDQKVIEILRSRKQVDVQGLT; from the coding sequence ATGTTTTCAAAAATTACTGGATTTGTATCCTCTCTTACTGATGGTACTTTTGTTAGATTTAAAAATAGAGAGAAAGCAGCAGTAACCCTATATTCTATTATTAAGGAGCATCTCAAAAATACAAATAAAAAAAAGGTTCTTGTTTTAGGGATACCAAGAGGAGGTATTATTATGGCCCATACAATTGCTCATAGGGTAGGATGCAAATTTGATTTTATTATTCCTAGCAGGTTGGTGGCTCCTCACAACCAAGAGTTAACCATAGGAGCAATAATGAATGACCATAAAACAGCTCATCTAAATTCAATTTTAATAGAAACCTTGAAAATTGAAAAGGATTACCTTAATCAAGAAAGAGAAAATAAAATAGTCGAAATCAATGAACGTATCAAAAAATATTTAGAATTAGAGGACCAAGAGATTGCAATAAATGATACTGCAAATGATACTGCGAATGGTGTATCTGACCTAATTATCAATAATCAATATCTTTTCAAATACAAGGATAATTGTCAGATGATTATTCTAGTTGATGAAGGTATTTACTCTGGTGCTTCAATGATTGTTGCGGTAAGGTGGATTATTGAAAATTTAAGACCATCTAAGATTATCGTTGGAGCCACTGTTACTCCAAAAGAAATTATTTCTTTGATTAAGAATGAAACTAATAAAGATGTGGTTATTGTAGAAGCTATTATGACTCCCCCCATTAGCAAATTTAAGACCGTAGGGAGGTCATATCAAGATTTCATGCCTGTTGACGACCAAAAAGTAATTGAGATTCTAAGGTCTCGAAAACAGGTAGATGTTCAAGGGTTAACTTAA
- a CDS encoding heavy-metal-associated domain-containing protein: protein MSSCGKVYLKVDGMSYGTCKSIVEEKIKKINGIRKIELNFITNVVMVEFDSTLLNKQVIEMNIDKARCKIMKLFV, encoded by the coding sequence GTGTCATCCTGTGGCAAAGTATACTTAAAGGTAGATGGCATGAGTTATGGTACTTGTAAATCCATTGTGGAAGAAAAAATTAAAAAGATAAACGGAATAAGAAAAATTGAATTGAATTTTATTACAAATGTAGTGATGGTAGAATTCGATTCTACTTTATTAAACAAACAAGTAATAGAAATGAATATTGACAAGGCACGGTGCAAGATAATGAAATTATTCGTATAA
- a CDS encoding cation diffusion facilitator family transporter produces MSKYLAFEEGKKAAWLSVWTLLGIGVAEVIISTSTGSLTLLADGLDSLADSLISFIVWFGISMIQKPKTKFFHYGYGKIESFAAFLAAIVVIVLGIFIAYHAYERFIHPVETTNPEITMITLLAAGAISLHRAFRVRNIAKKYNLISLNLDAKNSIKDGSASFVGFASVLAGYFGIPYMDAVGGLIIAGYIFFMAYVALRESTLVLLDATNNPNLSIDITKYVHEKFNLYTSDVRIRPLGHTIEAHINVKLDPQLTLKDTLKITRDLQGSIADKFKIKDVIVIPVVPSQ; encoded by the coding sequence TTGAGTAAATATTTAGCCTTTGAAGAAGGTAAAAAGGCTGCTTGGTTATCTGTTTGGACTTTATTGGGTATTGGTGTAGCAGAAGTTATTATTTCTACATCAACTGGTAGTCTAACACTATTAGCGGATGGACTTGATTCACTTGCAGACTCTCTGATTTCATTCATTGTATGGTTTGGAATTTCTATGATTCAAAAACCAAAAACAAAGTTCTTTCACTATGGATATGGTAAGATTGAAAGTTTTGCTGCTTTCTTAGCTGCTATAGTTGTCATAGTATTAGGTATCTTCATTGCATATCACGCTTACGAGAGATTTATTCACCCCGTTGAAACTACTAACCCAGAAATTACAATGATTACATTGCTCGCAGCCGGTGCTATTTCATTACATCGAGCTTTTAGAGTTAGAAATATTGCAAAAAAATACAATCTAATATCCTTGAACCTAGATGCAAAAAACTCTATCAAAGACGGTTCAGCATCATTTGTTGGATTTGCTAGTGTTTTGGCTGGATACTTTGGTATTCCGTATATGGATGCTGTTGGTGGTTTGATAATTGCAGGATATATTTTCTTTATGGCTTATGTGGCTTTAAGAGAATCAACCTTGGTATTACTTGATGCAACAAATAATCCAAATCTTAGTATCGATATTACGAAATATGTTCATGAGAAATTTAATCTATATACCTCTGATGTTCGGATTAGACCTCTAGGACACACTATTGAAGCTCACATCAACGTTAAACTTGACCCTCAACTGACCCTTAAAGATACTTTAAAGATAACGCGTGATTTACAAGGGTCAATAGCTGATAAATTTAAAATTAAAGATGTTATTGTGATTCCTGTAGTACCATCACAGTAG
- a CDS encoding magnesium transporter CorA family protein: protein MQRTVFYYNEKDMIEEKNELDDELKKNHNMWMDISDPTDKDITHLESKFSLNKNALDRIRQKSKKPVVKEINQNSKFTILLVLKFNDLRHLESIPLYFYVSDKWLVTIHSNKIDLVTKVKTIIADRKTILQSSIDALYYSIISSIIEDYEQLLTAIELKVFDIEKDAQYRPSRRVLNYLDDLSRQVIILRRYFWDARNVVNYHANMEKDKDDIKYLQIVYNNINQLIEMIQSYQDTINSTRELFSSSISLQINETMRVLTIFSAIVLPLSLLIGVLGLEGFDLNTLHSLPRYLGFLVAVMLSITIITLFVFWKKKWIFSYDKEFLDKKNKKPNERDAT, encoded by the coding sequence GTGCAAAGAACCGTCTTCTATTATAATGAAAAAGATATGATAGAAGAGAAAAATGAATTAGACGATGAATTGAAGAAAAACCATAACATGTGGATGGACATTTCAGATCCGACAGACAAAGATATTACGCATTTAGAAAGCAAGTTTTCACTAAACAAAAATGCATTAGATCGAATTAGACAAAAATCTAAAAAACCAGTCGTAAAAGAAATAAACCAAAACAGTAAGTTCACTATTTTGCTTGTGTTGAAATTTAATGATCTACGACACCTCGAATCTATTCCATTATACTTTTATGTAAGCGATAAGTGGCTCGTAACAATTCATTCAAATAAGATAGATCTCGTAACAAAAGTAAAAACGATTATTGCAGACAGAAAAACTATATTACAATCTTCAATAGATGCACTTTACTATAGCATAATATCTAGTATTATAGAAGACTATGAACAGCTTCTGACTGCCATAGAGCTCAAAGTATTTGATATAGAAAAAGACGCTCAATATAGACCGTCTAGACGAGTGTTAAATTATTTGGATGACTTATCCAGACAGGTCATTATTCTTCGCCGGTATTTTTGGGATGCTAGGAATGTCGTAAATTATCATGCCAATATGGAAAAAGATAAGGACGACATTAAATATTTACAGATAGTATATAACAATATCAACCAGCTTATAGAAATGATTCAGTCATATCAGGACACAATAAACTCTACCAGAGAACTATTTTCGAGTAGTATATCATTACAAATAAACGAGACGATGCGGGTTTTGACAATTTTTTCTGCTATTGTATTACCGCTTTCTCTTTTGATAGGAGTATTGGGTTTAGAAGGATTTGATTTAAACACATTACATTCGCTACCAAGATATCTAGGCTTTTTGGTAGCGGTGATGTTATCTATAACAATAATAACCTTGTTTGTATTTTGGAAAAAGAAATGGATATTTTCTTATGATAAAGAATTTTTGGATAAAAAAAATAAAAAGCCAAATGAGAGAGACGCTACATAG
- a CDS encoding CDC48 family AAA ATPase, whose amino-acid sequence MIEYNNKEHIRSLKIAETDSKFVGKGMALVDPKVMEEMDLTPGDVIEITNKRKKSTFVLLWSSSSTDYDKGLIRIDGYTRNNLSEGIDDRVTIKRADNIRKAEQLVLSPTEELNIIGLEEHLPELLDGRVVTRGDIIPLNIMGRKIGFVVNSISPINKVTIIDSHLTEFIISSIPKGTSKGVMPRITYEDIGGLKNEVQKVREMIELPLRHPEIFERIGIEAPKGVLLYGPPGTGKTLLAKAVANETNANFYSIGGPEIMSKFYGESEEKLRDIFKQAEENSPSIIFIDEIDSIAPKREEVSGDVEKRIVSQLLTLMDGLMARGKVVIIGATNRPNAIDPALRRPGRFDREIEIGIPDKDGRHDILQIHTRGMPLTDNTNLEQFAKITHGFVGADLESLSKEAAMRSLRRELPKINMEQSKIPLEVLNKIKITDKDFEDALKDIQPSALREIQIQRPNVSWEDIGGLSEVKEELSHVVEWPIKYPELFTEGDIKPPKGLLLYGPPGTGKTLIAKAVATTSESNFINIKGPELLSKWVGESEKGVREVFRKARQAAPCIIFFDEIDSIAPRRNIGPGIDSHVTERMVSQLLTEIDGLEDLKGVVIIGATNRPDIIDEAFLRPGRFDRIIEVPPPDKEARRQILLIHTKRKPLDSSCDFNKLVELTEGHTGADIEAIVNAAAMAAIKDHVYSLKKSDISVAGSKINKNDDNKKAAAADNTSKSIRLIISMTHFEEAFRKIKKRGTHLPSLSK is encoded by the coding sequence ATGATTGAATATAATAATAAAGAACACATAAGATCGCTAAAGATTGCTGAAACCGATTCAAAATTTGTAGGAAAAGGGATGGCCCTGGTGGATCCCAAAGTAATGGAAGAGATGGACCTAACTCCTGGAGATGTCATTGAAATTACAAACAAAAGAAAGAAGAGTACTTTTGTATTGCTCTGGTCTAGTTCGTCTACCGATTATGATAAAGGACTAATAAGAATAGATGGATACACACGTAATAACCTTAGTGAAGGAATAGACGATCGTGTAACCATAAAAAGAGCTGATAATATTAGAAAAGCAGAACAATTAGTACTTTCTCCTACAGAAGAACTAAACATTATAGGTTTAGAAGAACATCTCCCAGAATTGTTAGATGGTAGAGTGGTAACAAGAGGGGATATAATTCCATTAAACATAATGGGGAGAAAGATTGGATTTGTAGTTAATAGTATAAGTCCCATTAATAAAGTAACTATCATAGACTCGCATTTAACTGAGTTTATTATCAGTTCTATTCCAAAAGGAACTTCAAAAGGCGTTATGCCTCGCATAACATATGAAGATATTGGAGGCTTGAAAAATGAAGTACAAAAAGTCAGAGAAATGATTGAATTGCCTCTTAGACATCCTGAAATATTTGAAAGAATAGGCATAGAGGCTCCAAAAGGTGTTCTTTTATATGGACCGCCAGGTACAGGTAAAACTCTTTTGGCAAAGGCCGTAGCTAATGAGACAAACGCCAACTTTTATTCTATTGGCGGACCAGAAATCATGAGCAAGTTCTACGGAGAGTCTGAAGAAAAATTAAGAGATATCTTTAAGCAGGCAGAGGAGAATTCTCCATCCATTATATTTATCGATGAAATAGATTCTATTGCACCCAAGCGAGAAGAAGTATCTGGAGATGTAGAAAAAAGAATCGTATCACAGTTATTGACACTTATGGATGGCTTAATGGCTCGAGGAAAAGTAGTAATTATAGGCGCTACAAATAGGCCAAACGCCATTGACCCAGCTTTAAGGAGACCCGGTAGATTTGATAGAGAGATTGAAATCGGAATACCAGATAAAGACGGCAGACATGATATACTGCAAATCCATACCCGTGGAATGCCACTTACAGACAATACGAACCTAGAACAATTTGCCAAAATAACACATGGGTTTGTTGGAGCAGATCTAGAATCTCTATCAAAAGAGGCAGCTATGAGGTCATTAAGAAGAGAATTACCCAAGATCAACATGGAACAGTCTAAAATACCATTAGAAGTTCTTAACAAAATAAAAATAACCGATAAAGATTTCGAAGATGCATTAAAGGATATACAACCTTCTGCATTGCGAGAGATACAAATTCAAAGACCTAATGTTTCTTGGGAGGATATTGGCGGTTTAAGTGAAGTCAAAGAAGAGTTATCTCACGTGGTAGAATGGCCCATCAAGTATCCCGAATTATTTACTGAAGGAGACATAAAGCCACCGAAAGGTCTATTATTATATGGTCCACCAGGAACCGGCAAAACGCTGATAGCAAAGGCTGTGGCTACTACGTCAGAATCAAATTTTATCAATATAAAAGGTCCTGAATTATTATCCAAATGGGTCGGAGAATCTGAAAAAGGCGTAAGAGAGGTATTTAGAAAAGCGAGACAAGCAGCTCCCTGTATTATTTTCTTTGATGAGATCGATTCGATAGCTCCTAGAAGAAATATAGGACCTGGAATAGATTCTCATGTAACAGAAAGGATGGTGTCTCAATTGCTTACAGAAATAGATGGGCTTGAAGACCTAAAAGGTGTTGTTATAATTGGTGCTACAAATAGACCAGATATTATAGATGAAGCTTTTCTCCGTCCAGGAAGATTTGATAGAATTATAGAAGTTCCTCCGCCAGATAAGGAGGCAAGGCGACAAATATTGCTCATACATACAAAGCGAAAGCCGCTTGATTCATCATGCGATTTTAACAAATTAGTAGAGTTGACAGAAGGGCATACAGGCGCTGATATAGAAGCAATAGTCAATGCAGCAGCCATGGCCGCAATTAAGGATCACGTTTATTCGTTAAAAAAATCAGATATCTCTGTAGCAGGATCGAAAATCAACAAAAATGATGACAACAAAAAAGCGGCGGCGGCAGACAATACTTCAAAATCTATTAGGTTAATAATAAGTATGACACATTTCGAAGAAGCATTCAGAAAGATAAAGAAAAGGGGAACTCATCTGCCCTCGTTAAGTAAATAG
- the hsp20 gene encoding archaeal heat shock protein Hsp20 encodes MLEDWDIIPRRNTFRNFFGDLDKEFSQAEEMMNRVFNTARGISPLTADTFKQASTFPYYYGYQITVGPDGRPHVREFGNVKPGARGLVEQSGVREPMVDSAIDEKNSTITITAEMPGLTKENIKVNSSDNIIVVHGEKGDKKYHTEIPLNVEIEDNSTKATYSNGILELKFKLKAPVKPKAKEIKID; translated from the coding sequence ATGTTAGAGGATTGGGATATAATTCCAAGAAGAAATACATTCAGGAATTTTTTTGGGGACTTGGATAAAGAGTTTTCACAGGCAGAAGAGATGATGAATAGGGTCTTTAATACCGCAAGAGGTATAAGTCCATTGACTGCAGATACGTTCAAACAGGCATCAACGTTTCCTTATTATTATGGATACCAGATAACTGTAGGTCCAGATGGAAGGCCTCATGTAAGAGAATTTGGAAATGTTAAACCTGGTGCAAGAGGACTTGTAGAACAGTCTGGTGTTAGAGAACCCATGGTAGATTCGGCGATAGATGAAAAGAATAGTACAATAACCATTACAGCAGAAATGCCTGGACTGACGAAAGAAAATATTAAAGTAAATTCATCAGATAACATAATAGTAGTTCATGGTGAAAAGGGTGACAAAAAGTATCATACTGAAATACCCTTAAATGTAGAAATAGAAGATAATTCCACCAAGGCAACTTATTCCAATGGTATACTAGAGTTGAAGTTCAAATTAAAAGCACCCGTTAAACCCAAAGCAAAGGAGATTAAAATAGACTAG
- a CDS encoding aquaporin, with protein MELKLASALLMAVTLTVVYGKGLKGFGGIVGLDILFLAFISGASMNPPTSLAPVLLSGTWTDLWLYWTATFVGTSVIASIYRKKV; from the coding sequence TTGGAATTGAAGTTAGCTTCCGCCCTTTTGATGGCAGTAACACTGACTGTAGTCTATGGTAAAGGCTTGAAAGGATTTGGAGGTATTGTCGGATTAGATATTTTATTCTTGGCTTTTATATCTGGAGCTTCGATGAATCCTCCTACTTCACTCGCTCCGGTATTGTTATCTGGCACATGGACTGATCTATGGTTGTACTGGACTGCAACATTTGTGGGTACCTCCGTTATTGCATCAATATATAGAAAAAAGGTTTGA
- the glnA gene encoding type I glutamate--ammonia ligase has product MMRLKDEEIKFIDLQFTGLTGRFHHTTMAANMFKKDDFEYGLPKLDGSSIRGFTEIHESDLIIRPDPSTYAIIPWIEEYKTARLICDILAGGEKRVQFKKDPRGIARKAENYVREQGFHNSFWGPEVEFFVFDKLEVNTLTPYRSQSYNISSKEAPWSTEGVGYALRLKEGYLPSAPGDTLMHYRNQCVDVLSNNFGIICDAHHHEVATAGQCEIDIRFDTLVNAADSVQSYKYIVKNIAKKQGKIATMMPKPIALDNGSGMHVNVSLWDEEKNLFYDINDSYAEMSQLARYFAAGILNHAPALAAIVAPTTNSYRRLVPGYEAPVYIAWSTGNRSAIIRNPAHYKGERFAHMKRIEFRAPDPSCNPYLAFSAVISAGLDGIKKKTAIPDPIDEDIFKMTPQRRRELGIRQLPPSLREAYEELNIDREFLKPIFDDEIIDSIILQEAKDHQEVTIRPHPHEFSLYADV; this is encoded by the coding sequence ATGATGAGACTAAAGGACGAGGAAATTAAATTCATAGATTTACAATTTACAGGTTTGACCGGTAGATTCCATCACACAACAATGGCAGCAAACATGTTTAAGAAAGATGATTTTGAATATGGATTACCAAAGTTAGACGGTTCTTCAATCAGAGGTTTTACTGAGATTCATGAATCTGATTTGATAATTAGACCTGATCCTTCTACGTACGCTATTATTCCATGGATTGAGGAATACAAGACAGCTAGACTGATTTGTGATATTCTAGCTGGTGGGGAAAAAAGAGTACAATTCAAAAAAGATCCTCGTGGTATTGCAAGAAAAGCTGAAAATTATGTAAGAGAACAAGGATTTCACAATTCGTTTTGGGGACCCGAGGTAGAATTCTTTGTCTTTGATAAATTAGAGGTAAATACGCTGACACCTTATAGATCACAAAGTTATAACATAAGCTCCAAAGAAGCTCCTTGGTCTACTGAAGGTGTAGGCTATGCACTAAGACTAAAGGAAGGTTACCTTCCTAGTGCTCCCGGTGATACTTTAATGCATTATCGAAATCAATGTGTAGATGTTTTGAGTAACAATTTTGGAATCATTTGTGACGCTCATCATCATGAGGTAGCAACAGCAGGACAATGTGAAATTGATATCAGGTTTGACACCTTAGTAAACGCGGCTGATTCCGTTCAGAGCTATAAATATATCGTAAAAAATATTGCAAAAAAACAGGGAAAAATTGCAACTATGATGCCAAAACCTATAGCTCTTGATAATGGTTCAGGTATGCATGTAAATGTTAGTTTATGGGATGAAGAAAAAAATCTATTCTATGACATCAATGATTCCTATGCTGAAATGTCCCAATTAGCCAGGTATTTTGCCGCTGGAATTCTAAACCATGCCCCTGCTTTAGCAGCAATAGTTGCCCCTACAACCAATTCTTACAGAAGGCTAGTGCCAGGATACGAAGCACCAGTGTATATTGCATGGAGCACAGGCAATAGATCTGCGATAATCAGAAATCCTGCACATTACAAGGGTGAAAGATTTGCACACATGAAAAGAATAGAATTCAGGGCCCCTGATCCATCATGCAATCCATATTTAGCATTTTCAGCAGTAATTTCTGCTGGATTAGACGGAATAAAGAAAAAAACCGCTATACCCGATCCAATAGATGAAGATATCTTTAAGATGACACCCCAACGTAGACGTGAATTGGGAATCAGGCAGTTACCACCATCACTTAGAGAGGCATATGAGGAGCTAAATATCGATAGGGAATTCTTAAAGCCTATATTTGATGATGAAATTATTGATTCCATAATATTACAAGAAGCAAAGGATCATCAAGAGGTAACGATAAGACCTCATCCTCATGAGTTCTCACTTTACGCAGACGTTTGA
- a CDS encoding cupredoxin domain-containing protein yields MADKTDKRAFYALMGLAALTGVITFYAFGAAAPKPDIVDSIYRQDLPPAPAASATDAAAGGEAAEEAIDESAFANKVEVQILAGSATQGNPAYGPDPASASSDALVTWVNEDTVPHTATSGSGPQDPESGKLFDTSIIMPAAKASVPAEKIGAGEHPYHCTVHPFMQGTITIT; encoded by the coding sequence ATGGCTGATAAAACTGACAAAAGAGCATTTTACGCGCTTATGGGATTAGCCGCTTTAACTGGAGTTATTACTTTTTATGCATTCGGAGCAGCTGCTCCAAAACCAGACATAGTTGATTCTATTTACAGACAGGATCTCCCACCTGCACCTGCAGCAAGTGCTACAGATGCTGCTGCTGGTGGAGAGGCCGCAGAGGAGGCTATAGATGAATCTGCATTTGCCAATAAAGTCGAAGTGCAAATTTTAGCAGGCTCTGCCACTCAAGGTAATCCAGCGTATGGACCTGATCCTGCCTCTGCTTCAAGTGATGCTTTAGTTACATGGGTCAATGAAGATACTGTTCCGCATACTGCTACAAGTGGATCTGGACCTCAAGACCCCGAAAGCGGAAAACTATTTGATACAAGCATAATAATGCCAGCTGCAAAAGCTAGTGTTCCAGCAGAAAAGATTGGCGCAGGAGAACATCCATACCATTGTACTGTTCATCCCTTTATGCAAGGTACAATAACAATAACATAA